A DNA window from Capnocytophaga sp. ARDL2 contains the following coding sequences:
- a CDS encoding tol-pal system YbgF family protein, whose product MKNRHIKKLAFGLVALIAIACSTEKTSLANRKYHATTTKYNILYNGDVSYNRGIQMIQKKYKDNFQEILTVEQMRQDEDAVIIADKQDKNPHFQKAEEKAIKATQLHSMYVGGKEYNPQIDQAYMLLGKSRYHDLRFLPAIEAFNYIIMKYPDSEVYYDAILWREKTNLKMKYNDLAVSNIKKLLKNKDVSKEVKSEALATLAQGYINLQYLDSAKIPLKEAIELTNDNEKQARYTYILGQLNAKTDAKDEAFQNFQDVIDFNRKAPRALVINAHAARFQNQDFHTIDTAAFTKEHLSLLNDRENRPYADVIFHQIGAMNDKADNLKAAVKNYNQSLKVGKDNNSLKYQNYANMAAMYYRYKKFETAGIYYDSTMLYINPNSKEYLTVKRKRNNLVDIVKYEKIARENDSLLFLIGMEDAERRTYLQAQLDEKRRLDEEKEAKAKAASSKGKSKVNTAAVVVQSSSFYFYSDKALNKGKEDFKKKYGNRPLADNWRWASRVQSTQMAETTTTEPAKGTKVEDTYNPRDMRYNADFFLAQLPTDIKDILKLKEERDDAYYQLGLLYSDKLEEYDVAINKYETLLTFIPKVDLEQATYYQLYKLYKNRHPEQAQRILDKMMNTYPNSKYTKIMVNPNADISEDGNQNNSYESIYKLYEKGHFVEALQQLDEAIPLVFNDQLIGKYELLRAIVAGKLYGLEEYKKSLQHVATSYPNTNEGKEAQRILSSELPKLQKMEFKNDLTRNLKMVYEVHYPLDAEGKKLKESLERYANERGHTGVYFSADIYSPEKMFLVLHGIRSGNLAKSAQIYLQVEKEYGIKQQPHLVSSHDYALILIKKNWTEYLKKRAE is encoded by the coding sequence TTGAAAAATCGTCATATTAAAAAACTTGCTTTCGGATTGGTAGCATTGATAGCCATCGCATGTTCTACCGAAAAAACGAGTCTTGCCAATCGCAAGTACCACGCAACTACTACCAAGTACAATATTTTGTACAATGGTGATGTGTCCTATAATCGCGGGATACAGATGATTCAGAAAAAATACAAAGACAACTTTCAAGAAATCCTTACCGTAGAGCAAATGCGTCAGGACGAAGACGCCGTAATCATTGCCGACAAGCAAGACAAAAATCCTCATTTTCAAAAAGCGGAAGAAAAAGCCATCAAAGCGACACAATTGCACTCGATGTATGTGGGTGGAAAGGAATACAATCCGCAAATCGATCAAGCCTATATGTTGTTAGGAAAATCTCGTTATCACGATTTGAGATTTTTACCAGCGATTGAGGCATTTAACTACATTATCATGAAATATCCCGACAGTGAGGTGTATTATGATGCGATTTTGTGGCGAGAAAAGACCAATCTAAAGATGAAATACAACGATTTGGCGGTGTCAAACATCAAAAAGTTGTTGAAAAACAAGGATGTAAGCAAAGAAGTAAAATCTGAGGCTTTGGCAACATTGGCTCAAGGATACATCAATTTGCAATATTTAGATTCGGCAAAAATCCCGTTGAAAGAGGCAATCGAATTGACCAACGACAACGAAAAACAAGCAAGATATACCTATATTTTAGGGCAGCTAAACGCCAAAACTGATGCAAAAGATGAGGCGTTTCAAAATTTTCAAGATGTAATCGACTTTAATCGTAAAGCACCACGAGCTTTGGTAATCAATGCACATGCAGCGAGATTTCAAAATCAAGACTTTCATACCATAGACACAGCGGCATTTACCAAAGAACATTTGTCCTTGCTCAACGATCGTGAAAATAGACCCTATGCCGATGTGATTTTTCATCAAATTGGTGCGATGAACGACAAGGCAGACAACCTAAAAGCGGCTGTAAAAAACTACAACCAATCGCTAAAAGTAGGAAAAGACAACAACTCGCTAAAATATCAGAATTATGCCAATATGGCAGCAATGTATTATCGCTATAAAAAGTTTGAAACAGCGGGAATCTACTACGATAGTACTATGTTGTATATAAATCCCAATTCAAAGGAATATCTCACGGTAAAACGCAAGAGAAACAACCTGGTTGATATTGTAAAATATGAAAAAATAGCTCGAGAAAACGACAGTTTACTGTTTTTGATAGGAATGGAAGATGCTGAAAGACGCACTTATTTGCAAGCTCAACTCGATGAAAAACGCCGTTTGGATGAAGAGAAAGAAGCAAAGGCAAAAGCGGCTTCGTCAAAAGGAAAATCCAAGGTAAATACAGCAGCTGTAGTAGTACAGAGTTCGTCTTTTTACTTTTATTCAGACAAGGCGTTGAACAAAGGAAAAGAAGACTTTAAGAAGAAATACGGAAACCGACCATTGGCAGACAATTGGCGTTGGGCAAGTCGTGTACAATCTACACAAATGGCAGAAACAACTACTACAGAACCAGCTAAAGGGACAAAAGTAGAAGATACTTACAATCCGCGAGATATGCGATACAATGCCGATTTCTTTTTGGCACAATTGCCTACGGATATCAAAGATATTCTCAAGCTAAAAGAAGAGCGAGATGATGCGTACTATCAATTGGGATTGTTGTATTCAGACAAGTTGGAAGAGTATGATGTTGCGATCAACAAATACGAAACTTTGCTTACTTTTATTCCAAAAGTAGATTTGGAACAGGCAACTTATTATCAATTGTATAAATTGTATAAAAATCGTCATCCAGAACAAGCACAACGCATTTTGGACAAAATGATGAATACTTATCCAAATTCGAAATACACCAAAATTATGGTCAATCCAAATGCGGATATTTCGGAAGATGGAAATCAAAACAACAGTTACGAATCTATCTATAAATTGTACGAAAAAGGTCATTTTGTGGAGGCGTTACAACAATTGGACGAAGCCATTCCTTTGGTATTCAACGATCAGTTGATAGGAAAATACGAATTGCTCCGAGCGATTGTAGCTGGAAAACTCTATGGATTGGAAGAGTATAAAAAATCGTTGCAACATGTAGCAACCAGTTATCCAAATACAAACGAAGGAAAAGAAGCACAACGCATATTGAGTAGCGAATTGCCAAAACTTCAGAAAATGGAGTTTAAAAACGATTTGACGCGTAACTTAAAAATGGTTTACGAAGTCCATTATCCATTGGATGCCGAGGGCAAAAAGCTAAAAGAATCTTTGGAAAGATATGCCAATGAGCGAGGACATACTGGCGTGTATTTTTCGGCAGATATTTACAGTCCAGAAAAAATGTTTTTGGTGTTGCATGGTATCCGTTCCGGTAACCTGGCAAAATCAGCACAAATCTATTTACAAGTAGAGAAGGAATACGGCATCAAACAACAGCCGCATTTGGTGAGTTCGCACGATTATGCCTTGATATTAATCAAGAAAAACTGGACGGAGTATCTCAAGAAGAGAGCGGAGTAG
- a CDS encoding DUF805 domain-containing protein — protein sequence MTETVATKKYPLLLANERIGRLDFFLCILINIAISIIDIVSHIPNISESTYTIINGFVGIFQFYFILVQIIKRLHDSNLNRVYVLIWLTPLVATVVLAVTTQNESVSLLILIPSIFMLYLLFKKGYEHINKYGLPPANILATAVTYTEIPTKTEKTIQKKTTNSLMKQSSI from the coding sequence ATGACAGAAACAGTAGCAACAAAAAAATACCCCTTACTTTTGGCCAATGAAAGAATCGGTCGATTAGACTTCTTTTTATGCATTTTAATAAACATAGCTATTTCAATAATAGACATAGTATCTCATATTCCAAATATCTCAGAAAGTACATATACTATAATCAATGGATTCGTAGGTATATTTCAATTTTATTTCATACTCGTACAAATCATAAAAAGACTACACGATTCAAACTTAAACCGTGTGTATGTACTTATTTGGTTAACCCCATTAGTAGCAACAGTTGTTTTAGCAGTTACAACACAAAATGAAAGCGTCTCACTTTTAATATTAATTCCCTCAATATTTATGCTGTATCTACTATTCAAAAAAGGGTACGAACATATAAACAAATACGGTCTACCTCCAGCAAATATACTTGCAACAGCAGTTACCTACACAGAAATTCCCACAAAAACAGAAAAAACAATACAAAAAAAAACAACGAACTCACTGATGAAACAGTCTTCGATATAG